In one Lasioglossum baleicum chromosome 17, iyLasBale1, whole genome shotgun sequence genomic region, the following are encoded:
- the Uch gene encoding ubiquitin carboxyl-terminal hydrolase, with translation MAFWIPLESNPEVMTKFLHQLGVPKEWSIVDVYGLEQDLLALVPKPVVAIILLYPLRKKGNNTLEATEEVVEDQGTTASTPIDPSVYYMKQYIHNACGTIALIHSVANNLDTINLKDGFLKNFLDKAKGLSYSEIGELLMTSNEISETHEEMALVGQTEAPSEDAPVFHHFVAFIQKNGVLYELDGRKPGPITHGSSSPETLLEDAARVCKDYMAHDPDEMFFTVVALTNTDSESL, from the exons ATGGCTTTTTGGATACCATTGGAGTCAAACCCCGAG GTTATGACGAAG TTTTTACACCAACTAGGTGTACCAAAAGAATGGAGCATCGTTGACGTCTACGGATTGGAACAAGATTTACTGGCACTTGTTCCAAAGCCAGTTGTTGCCATTATTTTACTTTATCCTTTGCGGAAAAAG GGTAATAATACGTTAGAAGCTACCGAAGAAGTTGTCGAAGATCAGGGTACTACTGCTTCGACTCCGATAGATCCATCGGTTTATTACATGAAACAATATATTCACAATGCGTGTGGTACAATTGCGTTAATTCACAGTGTCGCGAATAATCTAGATAC tataaACCTTAAGGATGGtttcttgaaaaatttcttGGATAAAGCGAAAGGTCTTTCTTACTCGGAGATTGGAGAACTTCTAATGACGTCGAATGAAATCAGTGAGACACACGAAGAAATGGCACTTGTAGGGCAGACAGAG GCACCAAGCGAGGATGCACCAGTATTTCATCATTTTGTAgcatttatacaaaaaaatgGTGTTTTATATGAATTAG ATGGGCGAAAGCCTGGGCCTATCACTCATGGTTCGAGTAGTCCAGAGACACTGTTGGAAGACGCTGCTCGTGTTTGTAAAGACTATATGGCTCATGATCCAGACGAAATGTTCTTTACGGTTGTTGCTCTAACCAATACCGATTCTGAATctctttaa